Proteins encoded within one genomic window of Synechococcus sp. PCC 7335:
- a CDS encoding glycoside hydrolase family 13 protein, which yields MPIQTPDWVKHAIFYQIFPDRFARTSRTPLPPAMQVPLEDWDGAPTIQGYKGGDLWGVAERLDYIQDLGVTAIYFTPIFQSACNHRYHTHDYYQIDPLLGGNEAFFELLEAAHDRNLKVVLDGVFNHASRGFFYFNDILENGPHSPWLDWFNIEGWPLSAYDGDKPANYEGWWNNRALPEFNHDNPQAREYIMRIGEYWIEQGIDGWRLDVPFDVTTEGFWVEFRSRVKAINPEAYIVGEVWTDASEWLQGDQFDGVMNYLFTGPAIAFTAKDRVSMPLVESVSYTPYPALDAKGYAEKVEALLNLYDWEIQQTQLNLLSSHDIARALSVAGEDISSFLLATLLLLTFPGAPSIYYGDEVGLPGKLDPDCRRVFPKEEAWNQKVLETHKVLIALRQAHPALRTGKYQTLAAEEDCYVFSRILEKEIIVVAVNTGETAVQVRLADMEAESGKVLYGEGSVEWLGDRTAMLEVPARSGMILGDV from the coding sequence ATGCCAATTCAAACGCCAGACTGGGTTAAGCACGCCATCTTCTACCAGATCTTCCCCGATCGATTTGCCCGTACCAGCCGCACCCCCTTACCCCCTGCTATGCAAGTCCCGCTAGAAGACTGGGATGGCGCTCCTACTATTCAAGGCTATAAGGGCGGGGATCTTTGGGGAGTTGCTGAGCGGCTAGACTACATCCAGGATCTTGGCGTTACGGCGATATATTTCACTCCTATCTTTCAATCAGCCTGTAACCACCGCTATCACACCCACGATTACTACCAAATTGACCCGCTGCTAGGAGGCAACGAAGCCTTTTTTGAGCTACTCGAAGCCGCACATGATCGCAACCTCAAAGTTGTCCTAGACGGCGTTTTTAACCACGCCAGCCGGGGCTTTTTCTACTTCAACGATATCCTTGAAAATGGTCCTCACTCCCCTTGGTTGGACTGGTTCAATATCGAAGGCTGGCCGTTATCTGCTTACGATGGCGATAAGCCTGCTAACTATGAAGGCTGGTGGAATAATCGCGCTTTGCCCGAGTTCAATCACGACAATCCACAGGCTAGAGAGTATATTATGCGGATTGGAGAGTACTGGATCGAGCAGGGGATAGATGGCTGGCGGTTGGACGTGCCTTTTGATGTAACGACAGAAGGGTTTTGGGTGGAGTTTCGCTCGCGAGTCAAAGCGATCAATCCAGAGGCGTATATCGTCGGTGAGGTATGGACTGATGCTAGCGAATGGCTACAGGGCGATCAGTTCGATGGGGTGATGAACTATCTGTTTACTGGGCCTGCGATCGCCTTTACTGCTAAAGACAGAGTATCTATGCCCTTAGTCGAAAGCGTTTCCTACACCCCTTACCCAGCTCTAGATGCTAAAGGTTATGCAGAGAAAGTTGAAGCGCTACTCAACCTATACGATTGGGAGATACAGCAAACTCAGCTAAATCTGCTCTCTAGCCACGACATTGCTAGAGCTTTAAGCGTCGCTGGTGAAGATATATCCAGTTTCTTGCTAGCAACATTGCTGCTCTTAACCTTTCCTGGAGCGCCTAGCATTTACTACGGAGACGAGGTAGGCTTACCTGGCAAGCTAGACCCGGACTGTCGCCGTGTATTTCCCAAGGAAGAAGCGTGGAATCAAAAGGTCTTAGAGACGCATAAAGTGCTAATTGCGCTTAGGCAGGCACACCCGGCGCTGCGAACGGGAAAATATCAAACTTTGGCAGCAGAAGAAGACTGCTATGTTTTCTCTAGAATATTAGAGAAAGAGATAATTGTAGTGGCGGTCAATACAGGTGAAACGGCTGTACAGGTGCGTCTAGCGGATATGGAAGCAGAAAGTGGCAAGGTGCTCTACGGTGAAGGCAGCGTAGAATGGCTAGGCGATCGCACCGCAATGCTAGAGGTTCCGGCACGCTCAGGCATGATTCTAGGAGATGTATAG
- a CDS encoding ATP-binding protein: MRTESQVPALIDRVMIPISGIVSAETPIEDALAQMHDTQDSCVLITQDQRPIGTFTDRNLLCSVALTRTFFQEPISTVMVPIKVTICIAEIEDAFVVFQKMQQEHLYHLPVIDNTQDVIGTITQHSLKRAFYPVNMPLISLDRKLSKEDIEEGSPENVTRSTPEQFLVEKIKGEFIAMVSHELRTPLTSIHGGIKLLSEGIVPSESAQGQYLLQVAAENSERLVKLCTDILELERLESRMSSFQKRLINTQELTQQVSELSDALVKKKEIRLDIVDEGVQIVADSDRLIQVLTHLLDNAIRFSTAGSTINLKVTLLTSYIEEDTLVDSSAQSDTHQQSDTHQQSDTHQQSEANALFTICDQGIGISPEQRHRIFERFVQGDRRYTHSNFQTDASRTSRNIPTESVSLGGTGLGLSICRNIVEQHNGKIWVESQVGRGSCFHFTLPTRCEQRSGHDPAARQALTK, translated from the coding sequence ATGCGTACGGAGTCGCAGGTGCCTGCTTTAATTGATCGCGTTATGATTCCGATCTCTGGGATAGTCTCGGCTGAGACGCCTATTGAAGATGCGCTCGCACAGATGCACGATACCCAAGATAGCTGCGTTCTAATCACTCAAGATCAGCGTCCAATAGGCACTTTCACCGACCGAAACCTTCTTTGCTCAGTAGCGCTAACTCGAACGTTTTTCCAAGAACCTATCTCAACTGTGATGGTTCCCATAAAGGTCACCATTTGTATCGCCGAGATCGAAGATGCCTTTGTCGTTTTTCAGAAGATGCAACAGGAGCATTTATATCACTTACCCGTTATTGACAATACGCAAGATGTCATTGGAACAATTACACAGCACAGCTTAAAGAGAGCCTTTTACCCTGTCAATATGCCGTTAATTTCACTAGATCGAAAGCTTTCCAAGGAAGATATTGAGGAAGGTAGCCCAGAAAACGTTACTAGGAGTACACCTGAACAGTTTCTAGTTGAAAAGATAAAAGGTGAGTTCATTGCCATGGTCAGCCACGAACTACGAACACCTCTGACATCGATTCATGGCGGTATTAAGCTTTTATCCGAAGGAATTGTTCCAAGCGAATCAGCTCAGGGACAGTATCTGTTGCAAGTTGCCGCTGAGAACTCTGAAAGACTAGTCAAGCTCTGCACTGACATTTTGGAGCTAGAACGGCTAGAGTCGCGTATGTCCTCTTTCCAAAAGCGGTTAATCAATACGCAAGAACTGACCCAGCAGGTGTCGGAGCTATCGGACGCTTTAGTCAAGAAGAAAGAAATTAGGTTGGACATCGTAGATGAAGGCGTTCAGATTGTGGCTGATAGCGATCGCCTTATTCAGGTGCTCACACATTTACTCGACAACGCTATTCGATTTTCGACGGCGGGCTCTACTATCAACCTCAAAGTCACCCTATTAACGTCGTATATAGAAGAAGATACGCTAGTGGATAGCTCTGCCCAGTCCGATACTCATCAACAATCCGATACTCATCAACAATCCGATACTCATCAACAAAGCGAAGCTAATGCCCTCTTTACCATATGCGATCAGGGTATAGGAATTTCTCCAGAGCAACGCCATAGAATATTTGAGAGATTTGTTCAAGGTGATCGTCGCTATACTCACTCAAACTTTCAAACAGACGCTTCGAGAACTTCTAGAAATATACCAACAGAATCGGTAAGTTTAGGGGGCACAGGTCTGGGATTGAGTATTTGTCGAAACATTGTTGAACAGCACAATGGTAAAATTTGGGTGGAAAGCCAGGTAGGAAGAGGAAGCTGCTTCCACTTTACACTACCGACTAGATGTGAACAACGAAGTGGACATGACCCCGCCGCTAGGCAAGCGCTCACCAAGTGA
- a CDS encoding DUF1816 domain-containing protein, protein MNIFRPFSSVIRNDKLRRAKQPWWIKVQTQIPECTYYFGPFESRKEAEFSQMGYVDDLTQEGAQNVSVALEKTHPTTLTSCRFY, encoded by the coding sequence ATGAACATCTTTAGACCGTTTTCTTCTGTAATCCGTAATGACAAGCTACGTAGGGCTAAGCAGCCTTGGTGGATAAAGGTTCAGACACAGATACCGGAGTGCACCTACTATTTTGGCCCCTTTGAAAGTAGAAAAGAAGCTGAGTTCTCTCAGATGGGATACGTTGACGACTTAACACAAGAAGGAGCGCAGAATGTGAGTGTTGCTCTTGAGAAAACCCACCCTACTACGCTCACTAGCTGTCGGTTTTACTAG
- a CDS encoding response regulator — MKFLLVEDDRALAGAIEQLLLSHHYVMDLATDGIEGRGMAEVFPYDLILMDWMLPKLDGMQLCQQLRNEGNSTPIILLTARDASTDRVAGLDAGADDYLVKPFEFEELLARIRALLRRSEGIVSPVLQWGDLQLDPCSSRVTCGDVPIALTPKEYALLELFLRNPERIFSLDSLLDKVWPFEDTPTVASVRTHIKGLRQKLRQVGLSDVISTVYGLGYRLRTAAPPKATTPRTKATYASTSRTAAARPNSGANQAAIEQVNTRPIGIEQTDTNPIDKSNRPQQLDLASLWQGVSDSYLQRITKVSDVFRRLQPGQPDLTVRQQLLSEAHALAGSLGSFGFKDVAIQWREIESTLRTHDDLSAELLRQLEERIALISQSLRQASRQPRSPTSSHLSIPVITEPHSTEPVVSASVLTELPSGQPFELLVVDSIDRPSQNKDSVPSWIQTLEEVAVRYQVKVSIANSIGQARDLIFLSEDVNGDANRSASQPHIALFNFDGPPELPASDSDEFKLLAELRAAQSSLPVIVLAAEASFENRVRVARLGVSRLLQAPTSPAEILETAVRILQKRTPPTATLLVVDDDSSMLTLLQKLLQPWGFKIEILCDPSQFWQTLEKVEPDLLLLDIKMPQLSGFDLCQVVRSDPRWHELPILFMSAHTDEKTIQEVFSVGADDYIRKPIVAPELVARVLGWLARSRDRRLRTEIDSLTGLYNRRKSTQSLNRLLRLARRQRQPLCFALIDLDHFKQINDQYGHLVGDYVLRRFGICLRSTFRSEDVVARWGGEEFVIGLYGVDALEGTERLRQLVQVWQNETLDICKDLFLESSTGTAQTSHIIATFSAGIAVFPQAADSLQTLYIAADRALHDAKKMGRNRVKLAV, encoded by the coding sequence ATGAAATTCTTACTAGTGGAAGATGATCGGGCTCTAGCAGGGGCCATAGAGCAGCTACTGCTATCGCACCACTATGTAATGGATTTAGCAACCGATGGTATTGAAGGGCGAGGGATGGCTGAGGTTTTCCCCTATGATCTGATCCTGATGGATTGGATGCTACCCAAGCTAGACGGTATGCAGCTGTGTCAACAGCTAAGAAATGAGGGCAATAGCACCCCTATTATCCTGCTAACGGCGCGTGATGCTAGTACAGATAGAGTTGCGGGACTAGATGCGGGTGCAGATGATTACCTCGTCAAGCCGTTCGAATTTGAAGAGCTACTTGCTCGCATTCGCGCTCTACTGCGGCGTTCAGAAGGTATTGTTTCACCAGTTCTACAGTGGGGCGACTTACAGCTTGATCCGTGCAGTAGCAGGGTAACTTGTGGTGACGTTCCTATTGCTCTGACTCCAAAAGAATATGCACTGCTAGAACTATTCTTACGTAATCCTGAGCGCATTTTTAGCTTAGATAGTCTACTAGACAAAGTCTGGCCGTTCGAGGATACACCAACGGTTGCTTCGGTGCGTACCCACATCAAGGGACTTCGCCAAAAGCTTAGGCAGGTAGGACTATCAGATGTGATTTCTACCGTATACGGTCTAGGATATCGCCTACGAACGGCTGCTCCACCGAAGGCTACCACTCCAAGAACGAAAGCTACCTACGCATCGACTTCTCGCACGGCGGCTGCGCGTCCCAATAGCGGAGCTAATCAAGCAGCTATAGAGCAAGTAAACACGCGTCCAATAGGGATAGAGCAAACAGATACGAACCCTATAGATAAAAGCAACCGACCTCAGCAGTTAGATCTAGCATCACTTTGGCAGGGGGTCAGCGATAGTTATCTTCAGCGGATCACAAAAGTTAGTGATGTGTTCCGTAGATTGCAACCAGGGCAGCCAGACCTAACCGTCCGGCAGCAGCTCCTATCAGAGGCTCACGCTTTAGCAGGATCTTTGGGCAGCTTTGGGTTCAAAGATGTTGCGATTCAGTGGCGAGAGATAGAGAGCACTCTGCGTACCCACGATGATTTGAGCGCTGAATTGCTCCGTCAGTTGGAAGAGCGAATAGCACTCATTTCTCAGTCTCTTAGACAAGCCTCTAGACAACCGCGATCGCCTACCTCATCTCATCTCTCAATCCCTGTCATAACAGAACCTCATTCGACAGAACCAGTGGTTTCTGCTTCTGTTTTAACCGAGCTACCGTCAGGTCAGCCATTTGAGCTGCTAGTTGTAGATTCAATAGATAGGCCTTCCCAAAACAAGGATTCTGTTCCCAGTTGGATACAAACGCTTGAAGAAGTTGCTGTTCGCTATCAGGTAAAAGTCAGTATTGCGAATAGTATCGGCCAGGCTAGAGATCTCATATTTCTAAGTGAAGATGTCAACGGAGATGCGAATAGATCGGCATCTCAACCTCATATTGCGCTATTCAACTTTGATGGCCCTCCTGAGCTACCGGCCAGCGATAGTGATGAATTTAAGTTGCTCGCTGAGCTAAGAGCTGCGCAATCATCGCTACCGGTAATTGTATTAGCCGCAGAAGCCAGCTTTGAAAATCGAGTGAGGGTAGCTAGGTTAGGTGTCTCTAGATTGCTACAGGCTCCTACATCACCCGCTGAAATTCTCGAAACGGCAGTGCGAATCCTGCAAAAACGGACTCCGCCGACCGCTACACTACTGGTGGTAGATGATGACTCATCTATGCTGACTTTGCTACAGAAATTGCTTCAACCTTGGGGTTTTAAGATAGAGATCCTTTGCGATCCCAGCCAGTTTTGGCAAACCCTTGAAAAGGTCGAGCCAGACCTGCTACTGCTTGACATTAAAATGCCTCAGCTCAGTGGGTTCGATCTGTGTCAGGTTGTCCGCAGTGACCCTCGCTGGCATGAGCTGCCTATCCTGTTTATGTCAGCGCATACCGATGAAAAAACCATTCAAGAGGTATTTTCAGTAGGAGCTGATGACTACATTCGTAAGCCCATTGTGGCACCCGAGTTAGTAGCACGGGTGCTAGGCTGGCTAGCGCGATCGCGAGATCGACGACTTAGAACAGAAATTGATAGCCTAACAGGTCTCTACAATCGAAGAAAATCGACCCAATCACTTAATCGTCTTTTAAGACTAGCGAGGCGCCAGCGGCAACCACTGTGTTTTGCGCTGATTGATTTAGACCATTTCAAACAGATCAATGACCAATATGGCCATTTAGTGGGCGACTATGTCCTTAGGCGATTCGGCATATGCTTGCGTTCGACGTTTCGTAGCGAGGATGTCGTCGCTCGTTGGGGAGGAGAAGAATTTGTTATAGGGCTCTATGGGGTAGACGCGTTAGAAGGTACTGAGCGGCTGCGCCAGCTTGTTCAAGTTTGGCAAAATGAAACGCTTGATATATGTAAAGATCTGTTTCTAGAAAGTTCAACAGGAACAGCCCAAACAAGTCACATTATAGCTACTTTCTCGGCTGGTATAGCAGTCTTTCCTCAAGCTGCCGACAGCTTGCAAACGCTATACATAGCCGCTGATAGAGCTTTGCATGATGCTAAAAAGATGGGTCGTAATCGAGTCAAGCTTGCCGTATAG
- a CDS encoding response regulator, translated as MTPPLGKRSPSDRSSNAQALNEKATDIQTSDIGTNRRLLVVDDEAAIRIILKATLELTAKWTILVAASGQEGMSMAQTEQPDAILLDVMMPNIDGITLFHQLKEQPTTQHIPVVFLTAQAREVERKQLERLGVGVILKPFEPEKIAIQIQELLGWE; from the coding sequence ATGACCCCGCCGCTAGGCAAGCGCTCACCAAGTGATCGATCCTCAAACGCTCAAGCTTTAAACGAGAAGGCTACGGATATTCAGACTTCAGATATTGGAACAAATCGGCGGCTTTTAGTTGTTGATGACGAAGCCGCGATTCGGATTATTCTTAAGGCGACGCTAGAGCTGACGGCCAAATGGACTATTTTAGTTGCCGCTTCTGGTCAAGAAGGCATGAGTATGGCGCAGACCGAGCAGCCCGATGCGATCTTGCTAGATGTGATGATGCCGAATATTGACGGTATCACGCTGTTTCATCAGCTAAAAGAGCAGCCGACAACCCAGCATATCCCAGTGGTTTTTCTGACGGCACAAGCTAGAGAAGTTGAGCGTAAGCAGCTTGAGAGGCTAGGAGTTGGCGTCATATTGAAGCCGTTTGAACCAGAGAAGATCGCCATTCAAATTCAGGAGTTACTAGGCTGGGAATAA
- a CDS encoding pyrrolidone-carboxylate peptidase superfamily codes for MSILTPRHESADLLITSFVPWLAHQKSNSSDDLIAALQSQNKLPTKSVWLRHVPVCFDSAPELVIAELRRLRPRAIICCGMAERRTCLTIEKQAERKQAKGRQTLQTPVNVQHLLKETSQSEVSYDAGQYVCNHLYYQVLVTIDEFQLATAAIFVHVPILTDENKFAMLEDFFKISSALLS; via the coding sequence ATGAGTATTTTGACACCTAGGCACGAATCTGCTGATCTCCTTATCACGTCTTTCGTTCCCTGGCTAGCTCATCAAAAGTCCAACTCGTCCGATGATTTGATTGCAGCACTCCAAAGCCAAAATAAATTACCGACGAAGAGCGTTTGGCTACGGCACGTTCCTGTTTGTTTTGATTCAGCGCCTGAGCTAGTTATTGCTGAGCTTCGGCGGTTGCGCCCACGAGCCATCATTTGCTGCGGAATGGCTGAGAGAAGAACCTGTTTGACCATAGAAAAACAGGCGGAAAGAAAACAGGCAAAAGGCAGACAAACCTTGCAGACACCTGTAAATGTACAGCACCTACTCAAGGAGACTTCACAAAGCGAGGTCAGCTACGATGCGGGGCAATATGTCTGTAATCATCTGTACTATCAAGTATTAGTGACTATTGATGAGTTTCAGCTGGCTACAGCCGCTATCTTTGTGCATGTACCCATTTTGACTGACGAGAACAAATTTGCGATGCTAGAGGATTTCTTTAAGATATCTTCAGCGCTGCTGTCATAG
- a CDS encoding PAS domain S-box protein, with the protein MKIMIVETGTEVVDLLQDWSDCCGHTIETVANGELAWQSATVSKHDLIVIGHSIAHQDALSLCQRLCTRGERPTVLLLIEVDEHIELSSIAIEAEADDYFAKPRAQPIHPQALIARITFLLHKKELAERSVITSVASNGRPKAQLPEMSAALSYAVEGISRLDSQGQYLFVNDAYAQMVGCTPLEMIGKSWQVTVHPDDVSQAIAAYEQMLSRGKVELEIKGLKKDGTCFDKSLVMVAIYDEQRRFTGHYCFMKDVSERHQAATKLRRQLERERLITRITDSIRQTLDLDQILHTAVDQVRRLLQTDRVIIFRFLPNWQGVVEAESVAAGWIKTLGMQLEDSCFDELYTQSFKEGRVSAIADINTEDLNPCHVELLSSFQVQANLVVPILQGSVLWGLLIAHHCRQPRQWEVESTQLLKQVATQVGIAISQAELYRKTREQAALIDIATDAIFVRDLTGQIVLWSQGAERLYGWSKEEAIGKKAHQLLKKRSQQDFSKIINTTLEQGFWQGEMTQTTKAGREILVASRWTLVRDRAGRPQSFLEVNTDITEKKQLEAQFYRAQRLESLGRLASGIAHDLNNILTPILGIAQLLRITQKDASAATHEHIDILEQSARRGASMVKQILTFAQGSSGDRATVDVLALLQEVIDVVRQGVPSNIEIQLETSTHPDPHQTRKLVSADATHLHQVFMNLCVNACDAMPEGGVLTLSVDSVWLDETAISQYRDLQQLDKAANHYVLVTVSDTGVGIAADVCDRIFDPFFTTKPPDKGTGLGLATALGIVKSAGGFMHVTSEVNQGTQIEVYLPTIDPSDTDLNS; encoded by the coding sequence ATGAAGATTATGATCGTTGAGACAGGCACAGAAGTTGTGGATCTCCTTCAGGACTGGTCTGATTGCTGCGGTCATACAATAGAAACAGTGGCAAATGGAGAGTTGGCATGGCAGAGCGCAACAGTTTCTAAGCACGATCTAATAGTGATAGGACATTCAATTGCGCACCAAGACGCACTTAGTCTGTGCCAGCGGTTGTGTACTAGGGGTGAGCGACCAACGGTGTTGCTACTCATCGAGGTAGATGAGCATATCGAGCTTAGTTCGATTGCTATCGAGGCAGAGGCTGACGATTATTTTGCCAAGCCGCGCGCGCAACCCATTCACCCACAGGCATTGATTGCGCGCATTACATTTTTGCTACACAAGAAGGAGCTAGCTGAGCGCTCTGTCATAACCTCTGTCGCATCAAACGGTAGACCTAAAGCTCAGCTGCCAGAGATGAGTGCGGCTTTGAGCTACGCAGTTGAAGGCATTTCTCGCCTAGATTCACAAGGACAGTATCTTTTTGTGAATGATGCCTATGCGCAGATGGTGGGCTGTACACCGTTGGAGATGATTGGAAAAAGCTGGCAAGTGACTGTTCATCCAGATGATGTTAGCCAGGCGATCGCTGCCTATGAGCAGATGCTCAGCCGAGGAAAAGTGGAGCTAGAGATCAAAGGGTTAAAAAAAGATGGCACTTGCTTCGATAAGTCACTAGTGATGGTCGCGATCTACGACGAACAGCGGCGGTTTACCGGGCACTATTGCTTTATGAAAGATGTCAGCGAGCGTCATCAAGCAGCCACTAAGCTTAGGCGACAGCTAGAGCGAGAGCGTTTAATTACCAGAATCACTGATTCTATCCGTCAAACACTTGATCTAGATCAAATTTTGCATACCGCTGTCGATCAAGTTCGGCGTCTGCTGCAAACAGATCGGGTGATTATCTTTCGATTCTTACCTAACTGGCAAGGCGTTGTCGAAGCTGAGTCTGTTGCAGCTGGGTGGATCAAAACATTAGGAATGCAGCTTGAAGATTCTTGCTTTGATGAGCTTTACACCCAAAGCTTCAAAGAAGGCAGAGTAAGCGCGATCGCTGACATAAACACAGAAGATCTTAACCCCTGTCATGTAGAGCTTTTAAGCAGCTTTCAGGTCCAGGCGAATCTGGTAGTGCCAATTTTACAGGGTTCGGTTCTGTGGGGATTGTTGATTGCTCACCACTGCCGCCAGCCAAGACAATGGGAAGTAGAAAGCACTCAGCTATTAAAGCAGGTTGCTACTCAGGTGGGAATCGCCATTAGCCAGGCGGAGCTGTACCGCAAAACTCGCGAACAGGCGGCGCTAATTGACATTGCAACCGATGCCATCTTCGTGCGCGATCTTACTGGCCAAATTGTGCTGTGGAGCCAAGGAGCCGAAAGACTCTACGGTTGGAGCAAGGAAGAAGCTATTGGCAAGAAAGCCCATCAACTATTAAAGAAAAGAAGCCAACAAGACTTCAGCAAAATTATTAATACTACGCTAGAGCAAGGCTTTTGGCAGGGAGAAATGACTCAAACCACCAAAGCTGGTAGAGAGATACTGGTTGCCAGCCGATGGACCTTGGTCAGAGATAGGGCAGGACGTCCGCAGTCTTTCTTAGAGGTGAATACAGATATTACTGAGAAAAAACAGCTGGAAGCCCAGTTCTATCGGGCCCAGCGATTAGAAAGCTTGGGACGGCTAGCCAGCGGCATTGCTCACGATTTGAATAACATCTTGACGCCTATCTTAGGTATCGCTCAGCTACTACGTATCACTCAAAAAGACGCAAGTGCAGCAACTCATGAACATATCGATATTCTAGAACAAAGTGCTAGACGAGGCGCTAGCATGGTCAAGCAAATTCTTACCTTTGCCCAAGGCAGCTCTGGTGATAGAGCCACCGTGGACGTCTTAGCGCTGCTGCAAGAGGTAATAGACGTAGTGAGACAGGGTGTTCCTAGTAACATCGAGATTCAATTGGAAACGTCTACCCACCCAGATCCACATCAGACAAGAAAGCTGGTTTCAGCTGATGCAACCCATCTGCATCAGGTCTTTATGAATCTATGCGTCAACGCCTGTGATGCGATGCCTGAAGGTGGTGTTTTAACGCTTTCGGTAGATAGTGTCTGGCTCGACGAAACAGCGATTAGTCAATATCGAGATCTACAGCAACTAGACAAGGCAGCTAATCACTATGTATTAGTTACAGTTAGTGATACGGGTGTAGGGATAGCAGCAGATGTATGCGATCGCATATTCGATCCCTTCTTCACGACCAAACCACCTGATAAGGGTACTGGCTTAGGACTAGCCACTGCGTTAGGTATCGTCAAAAGTGCGGGTGGCTTCATGCACGTCACTAGCGAAGTTAATCAGGGTACGCAGATTGAGGTGTACTTACCTACAATCGATCCGTCCGATACCGATCTAAACAGTTAA
- the hisH gene encoding imidazole glycerol phosphate synthase subunit HisH produces the protein MTTIAVIDYDMGNLHSACKGLQAAGATTLITDSVAEIEKADGVVLPGVGAFDPAMQHLRSRNLIEPIRRIAKSGKPFLGICVGLQVLFESSEEGSEAGLGVLSGTIRQFKPEPDITIPHMGWNQLDLVQQNSPILQDILPETWVYFVHSYYAAPADTSINAATITHGSQTVTAAISQGNLMAVQFHPEKSSKAGLQILGNFVTYVREQSLVAAV, from the coding sequence GTGACGACTATTGCTGTAATTGACTATGACATGGGTAATCTCCATTCTGCTTGCAAAGGACTGCAGGCGGCAGGTGCAACTACGCTCATCACTGATTCTGTCGCCGAAATAGAGAAAGCGGATGGTGTCGTCTTGCCTGGTGTAGGCGCTTTTGATCCAGCTATGCAGCACTTGCGATCACGCAACCTCATTGAACCCATTCGCCGGATCGCCAAGAGCGGTAAACCCTTCTTAGGCATTTGCGTAGGCTTACAGGTTCTATTCGAAAGTAGCGAAGAAGGCAGTGAAGCAGGTTTGGGCGTGCTTTCAGGTACCATCCGCCAATTTAAACCAGAACCTGACATTACCATTCCGCATATGGGCTGGAATCAACTAGATTTGGTTCAGCAAAACTCTCCTATCTTGCAGGATATTCTACCTGAAACGTGGGTTTACTTTGTCCATTCCTACTACGCTGCCCCTGCCGACACTAGTATCAATGCAGCTACAATCACTCACGGTAGCCAGACAGTCACCGCTGCGATTAGCCAAGGTAACCTGATGGCAGTACAGTTCCATCCAGAAAAGTCTTCGAAGGCCGGTTTACAAATTTTGGGTAATTTCGTCACTTACGTTCGCGAGCAGTCTCTAGTTGCAGCAGTCTAG
- a CDS encoding M15 family metallopeptidase, whose product MKPYQKIPIQDCKEPITAIPLEQFTIVSPHPYQSLGAPYGDYSPYFLRLGVLEKLLQAQRVLRAQQPGWHLQIFDAYRPVAVQQFMVNYTFDQLVRSKGLDPRTLNEEGRSDIQAEVLEFWAVPSLDPKTPPPHSTGSAIDLSLTDATGRTVDMGSPIDEISPRSYPQHFADSHDIAQQQAHYHRSLLAEVMATAGFVQHPKEWWHFSVGDQLWAWQVGKGVIAYYGDASQVI is encoded by the coding sequence GTGAAACCCTACCAGAAAATTCCTATTCAAGACTGTAAAGAACCCATAACCGCTATTCCGCTTGAGCAGTTCACTATTGTCTCTCCTCATCCCTATCAATCTTTAGGCGCACCCTATGGAGACTATTCTCCCTACTTTTTACGGTTGGGGGTCCTAGAGAAGCTCTTACAAGCTCAGAGAGTTTTGAGGGCTCAGCAGCCTGGTTGGCATCTACAAATTTTCGATGCCTACCGACCAGTAGCAGTACAGCAATTTATGGTGAACTACACTTTCGACCAGCTAGTTCGCTCAAAGGGATTAGATCCTAGGACGTTGAATGAGGAAGGGCGTTCGGATATCCAAGCCGAGGTCCTTGAATTCTGGGCCGTTCCTAGCTTAGATCCCAAGACTCCACCACCTCATAGTACCGGTAGCGCTATTGATCTTAGCTTGACAGATGCCACCGGCAGAACGGTCGATATGGGCTCGCCTATTGATGAGATCTCACCCCGCTCTTATCCTCAGCACTTTGCAGATAGTCATGATATCGCCCAACAACAAGCTCACTATCACCGTAGCTTGCTAGCTGAGGTAATGGCGACCGCTGGGTTTGTACAGCATCCCAAGGAATGGTGGCACTTTTCAGTTGGCGATCAGCTATGGGCTTGGCAAGTGGGGAAAGGTGTGATCGCTTACTATGGCGACGCTAGTCAAGTCATTTGA
- a CDS encoding DUF2949 domain-containing protein produces MTERLEHKFFLFLEKELMLSREAVLVALQHHHADIRLLPITLWKHELVTIDKVSAMFDWLADVATEPATDFAPP; encoded by the coding sequence ATGACCGAAAGGCTAGAACACAAATTCTTTCTGTTTCTAGAAAAAGAGTTGATGCTCTCGCGTGAGGCAGTTCTCGTAGCGCTACAGCATCATCATGCCGACATTAGGTTGCTGCCAATAACCCTGTGGAAACATGAGCTGGTCACCATAGATAAAGTCAGCGCGATGTTTGACTGGCTCGCTGATGTAGCGACAGAGCCGGCCACAGATTTCGCTCCTCCTTAG